One Candidatus Paceibacterota bacterium genomic region harbors:
- a CDS encoding DUF1761 domain-containing protein, translating into MNFAVNLWSVVLAVVASSVVMAIWYGPLFGKQWMVLMGFDDSHKAEMKKRMGKAWGIAIVSAFVEAYVLAQLLQLANLTDASGAIQFTFMLWLGFVAAIGTSEVSWEGKSWKLYGINVGYCLVSMLVMSLVLLWK; encoded by the coding sequence ATGAATTTTGCTGTGAATCTCTGGAGTGTTGTGCTCGCTGTCGTTGCGAGCAGTGTCGTGATGGCGATTTGGTACGGGCCTTTATTTGGCAAGCAGTGGATGGTGCTCATGGGCTTCGATGATAGCCACAAGGCAGAAATGAAGAAAAGAATGGGCAAAGCGTGGGGCATCGCTATCGTCTCGGCATTCGTTGAGGCTTACGTATTAGCGCAACTCTTACAACTTGCGAATTTAACGGACGCATCCGGCGCAATCCAGTTCACCTTCATGCTTTGGCTCGGCTTCGTAGCCGCTATTGGCACTAGTGAAGTAAGCTGGGAAGGCAAGTCATGGAAACTCTACGGCATCAATGTCGGTTACTGCCTCGTCTCGATGCTCGTAATGAGCCTGGTGCTTCTCTGGAAATAA
- a CDS encoding ATP-grasp domain-containing protein → MQKINVGVLRGGPSSEYDISLKTGQRILQELPEAYDARDILLTKSGGWHIDGVETTPAKLHGRVDVIFNATHGQYGEDGKVQQLLDSFSIPYTGSGPLASALAMNKFLAKERFKKMGIKTPHGLTLTLSEGEGNWDENLSLEIFRKIAPSWVVKPISAGSSKGMTIVKQTKDLPEAIREARKHGNQVLVEEFIRGQEVTCGVIDNFRGQKHYSLIPISTRQLSTIEKKAIQDMAVRIHETLGLKHYSETDFIISPRGIYVLETNSQPALHHEALFPKALEAIGSSYPAFLKHVIDMAIIGV, encoded by the coding sequence ATGCAAAAGATTAATGTTGGCGTACTTCGCGGTGGACCGTCGAGCGAATATGATATCTCGCTCAAGACCGGTCAGCGAATATTACAAGAATTGCCGGAAGCGTATGATGCGCGCGATATTCTCCTGACCAAATCCGGTGGTTGGCACATAGACGGAGTCGAGACGACACCGGCGAAATTGCACGGAAGAGTCGATGTAATATTTAATGCGACCCACGGGCAGTATGGTGAGGATGGGAAAGTGCAACAGCTCTTGGATAGCTTTTCTATACCATATACCGGCTCTGGCCCGCTAGCCTCGGCGCTTGCGATGAATAAGTTCTTGGCGAAGGAGCGCTTCAAAAAAATGGGGATTAAAACACCACACGGCCTCACCCTAACCCTCTCCGAAGGAGAGGGAAATTGGGACGAGAATCTCTCCTTGGAAATTTTCCGCAAGATTGCGCCGTCGTGGGTGGTCAAGCCTATTTCTGCCGGATCGTCTAAGGGTATGACTATAGTGAAGCAAACGAAAGACTTGCCAGAGGCAATCCGCGAAGCGCGCAAACACGGTAATCAAGTCCTCGTCGAAGAATTCATCAGAGGTCAGGAAGTGACCTGCGGAGTCATCGACAACTTCCGTGGACAGAAGCATTACTCTTTAATTCCCATCTCGACACGCCAACTTTCTACGATTGAGAAAAAAGCGATTCAAGATATGGCTGTCCGTATCCATGAGACATTGGGCCTCAAGCATTATTCAGAAACAGATTTTATTATTTCTCCGCGGGGTATCTATGTATTGGAAACGAACAGCCAACCAGCGCTCCATCACGAAGCACTGTTTCCTAAAGCGCTCGAAGCCATAGGCTCGAGCTATCCCGCGTTCCTGAAGCACGTCATCGACATGGCGATAATTGGAGTCTAG
- the dprA gene encoding DNA-processing protein DprA, whose amino-acid sequence MQKLTGSEIPSVLREIPQPPKELWLDGELPNFDDYIYLAVVGSRKFTNYGRECCEKLIMGLAGKPVCIVSGLAIGIDTLAHKTALCAGLPTVAVLPSGVDRKSLYPRQNVKLADEIVKSGGALLSENTPGFKAALYSFPQRNRIMAGLSKAVLIIEAGDRSGTLVTARMALDYNRTVLVVPGSIFNQSSIGANRLLKQGASPVCSSEDILIELGLESESGQALLDLSSLSELEKKVYEILIEPLPRDDLLRELNLEISEANSLLTMMEIKGLIKESLGEMRIS is encoded by the coding sequence ATGCAGAAATTAACAGGCTCAGAGATTCCAAGCGTATTGCGCGAAATTCCGCAACCGCCGAAGGAACTCTGGCTCGATGGTGAATTACCGAACTTCGATGACTATATATATCTGGCCGTCGTTGGCTCTCGCAAATTCACCAACTATGGCCGCGAGTGCTGTGAGAAATTAATCATGGGTCTCGCCGGCAAACCTGTTTGCATTGTCTCCGGTCTCGCGATCGGCATTGATACGCTCGCACACAAGACCGCCTTGTGCGCCGGCTTACCGACCGTTGCCGTCTTGCCATCTGGCGTTGATCGTAAGTCGTTATACCCGAGGCAAAACGTAAAACTCGCCGACGAGATTGTAAAATCCGGTGGTGCACTATTGTCAGAGAATACTCCGGGCTTTAAAGCCGCACTCTATTCCTTCCCGCAACGCAACCGCATAATGGCCGGCTTGTCTAAAGCTGTCTTAATAATAGAAGCGGGTGACAGGTCCGGGACCCTTGTGACCGCCCGCATGGCGCTCGATTATAACCGCACTGTGCTCGTCGTCCCGGGCTCGATATTTAATCAAAGCTCAATCGGTGCCAATCGGCTCCTCAAACAAGGCGCTTCACCTGTCTGTTCGTCGGAAGATATTTTGATAGAGTTAGGGCTCGAATCAGAATCGGGTCAAGCGTTATTGGATTTATCTTCTCTTTCAGAACTTGAGAAAAAAGTATACGAAATACTGATAGAACCATTGCCAAGAGATGATCTCTTGCGCGAACTTAATTTAGAAATTTCCGAAGCAAATTCGTTATTAACAATGATGGAAATTAAGGGGCTGATAAAAGAATCTCTTGGCGAAATGCGGATTTCGTAG
- the topA gene encoding type I DNA topoisomerase, which produces MKLLIVESPSKAKTISKYLHGEYTVKASVGHVRDLPKSNKDAIDIEGGFIPNYEITPGKEAVVSELKSLARKADEVILATDPDREGEAIAWHIAELIGGGKERPSRLKMKRVAFHEITERAVNEAMAHPRDIDQNLRKAQEARRVLDRLVGYDLSGLIWKKVRYGLSAGRVQSPALRILCEREREIKAFIPKDFWVISALTNTPAKKELSLAYSEKPEAQDITDDILAKAKKGVWQVSEVKKEKANKKPRAPFTTSTIQQAASSQLGFNPGRTMRAAQKLYENGLITYMRTDSTSISQDALPLILETVTKKFGADYVEQRVFTTKVKNAQEAHEAIRPTNPSTERAGTSDDEKRLYSLIWSRTIASQMKDAIVNKTKVSALVSGTELKEFTAAGSQLLFPGWLKADLSGSDDDVILPDIAEGDILTLISIDSEQKQTMPPPRYTEAGLIKELEKRGIGRPSTYASIIETLLARKYVDKEQKSLKPTDVGEVVSGFLETHFADIISDSFTAEMEDELDEIADGTRDYTKTLKAFYGPFTKLVKEKGKIEKVTSMGDADQSIKCPKCGGPMEIKLSKMGRFLSCKRFPDCDGALTIEGKILEKKEIKETGEMCPECGKGKLVEREGKNGRFIACSRYPKCKFVKVDPNAPKPPTTGVECPVCKKGEVAERRGRFGPFFSCNNYPACKFIMKSRPTGRICELCGSLMMEGTKTIPERCSDKACKNNLPVKKNLKE; this is translated from the coding sequence ATGAAACTATTAATTGTAGAATCCCCTTCCAAAGCGAAGACGATATCCAAATATCTGCACGGCGAATATACCGTCAAGGCTTCTGTCGGGCACGTGCGCGATTTGCCCAAGAGCAACAAAGACGCCATCGATATTGAGGGCGGTTTTATTCCTAATTATGAAATTACACCGGGCAAGGAGGCTGTGGTAAGCGAGCTCAAGTCGCTAGCCAGGAAGGCCGATGAAGTGATACTGGCGACCGACCCCGACCGTGAAGGCGAGGCTATCGCTTGGCATATCGCGGAACTTATTGGGGGCGGTAAGGAGAGACCTTCCCGACTAAAAATGAAGCGGGTGGCATTCCACGAGATTACCGAGCGTGCGGTAAACGAAGCCATGGCGCATCCGCGCGATATCGACCAAAATTTGCGCAAGGCGCAAGAGGCAAGGCGCGTGCTTGATAGGCTAGTGGGTTATGATTTGTCTGGATTAATTTGGAAGAAGGTTCGTTACGGTCTCTCGGCCGGGCGCGTCCAATCGCCGGCGCTTCGAATACTCTGCGAGCGAGAACGCGAAATAAAAGCTTTCATCCCAAAAGACTTTTGGGTTATCTCTGCCCTTACCAACACGCCAGCCAAGAAAGAGCTGTCGCTCGCCTATTCAGAAAAGCCGGAAGCTCAAGATATTACCGACGATATACTAGCCAAGGCTAAAAAAGGCGTCTGGCAAGTGAGTGAAGTAAAGAAAGAGAAGGCCAACAAGAAACCGCGCGCACCTTTCACCACCTCGACCATCCAGCAAGCGGCCAGCTCCCAGCTCGGCTTCAATCCCGGGCGCACCATGCGTGCCGCCCAGAAGCTCTATGAGAACGGTCTCATCACCTACATGCGTACAGACAGCACCAGCATCAGTCAGGATGCGCTACCACTTATACTCGAGACGGTGACGAAAAAGTTTGGCGCCGACTATGTCGAGCAGCGCGTGTTCACGACCAAGGTCAAGAACGCGCAAGAAGCGCATGAAGCAATCCGCCCAACTAATCCGAGTACGGAACGTGCCGGCACGAGCGACGACGAAAAACGTCTTTATTCTCTGATATGGTCGCGCACAATTGCATCACAAATGAAAGATGCGATTGTAAATAAAACCAAAGTTTCTGCTCTTGTGTCTGGCACAGAACTCAAAGAATTCACAGCGGCTGGTTCACAGCTCCTCTTCCCTGGTTGGCTTAAGGCCGATTTATCAGGAAGTGACGATGATGTCATTCTCCCTGATATTGCAGAGGGCGACATACTCACTTTGATTTCAATCGATTCTGAACAGAAGCAAACCATGCCGCCACCACGATACACAGAAGCGGGCTTAATCAAAGAACTCGAGAAGCGCGGTATTGGCAGACCTTCTACATATGCCTCTATTATAGAGACGTTGCTCGCGCGTAAGTATGTAGATAAAGAGCAGAAGTCGCTCAAGCCGACCGATGTAGGTGAGGTGGTCAGCGGCTTCCTCGAGACGCACTTCGCCGACATAATCAGTGACTCGTTCACGGCCGAGATGGAGGATGAGCTTGATGAAATAGCCGACGGCACTAGGGATTATACGAAGACGCTTAAGGCCTTCTACGGACCATTTACAAAATTAGTCAAAGAAAAAGGTAAAATAGAGAAGGTGACGAGTATGGGCGACGCAGACCAATCGATAAAATGCCCCAAGTGCGGCGGCCCGATGGAGATTAAACTGTCTAAGATGGGGCGCTTTCTCTCATGTAAACGCTTCCCAGACTGTGATGGCGCTCTAACTATCGAGGGCAAAATTCTTGAGAAGAAAGAGATAAAAGAAACGGGCGAAATGTGCCCAGAGTGTGGCAAGGGCAAGCTCGTCGAGCGCGAGGGCAAGAATGGCCGCTTCATCGCCTGCAGTAGATATCCTAAATGTAAATTCGTAAAAGTAGACCCGAACGCGCCGAAACCACCAACGACAGGTGTAGAGTGTCCGGTCTGCAAAAAAGGCGAGGTCGCGGAACGGCGCGGTCGCTTCGGTCCGTTCTTTAGCTGTAACAATTATCCTGCCTGCAAATTCATTATGAAATCGCGGCCGACCGGCCGTATTTGCGAACTTTGCGGTTCGCTTATGATGGAGGGAACGAAGACCATTCCAGAGCGTTGCAGTGATAAAGCCTGTAAAAATAACCTGCCTGTAAAAAAGAATCTAAAAGAATAA
- a CDS encoding RelA/SpoT family protein, protein MQLHVQDLLNKMKRRSSEDDAVVIKAFIFSKEAHQGQTRFSGEEYFIHAYDVGLILAELGLDANTIAAGLLHDTVEDGHVTDDVIKKEFGHDICFLVQGVTKLGKLKYQGVERHAENLRRLFVAMSKDIRVLFIKLADRLHNVRTLEFVRPDKQHRIAVETIDIYARLADRLGLGKLKEELEDRSFPYAFPAEYKKVKELLHIKSKENRARLEKTYRGVKRELAVNNLADAKVNYRIKGIYSTFKKLREKGMDIEKIYDIAALRVILPTVEQCYQALGIIHSNWQPVPGRFKDYIATPKPNGYQSLHTTIFTGDGGMVEVQIRTHQMHEEAEYGIAAHFAYNELDKPQKGGVIHDSLAWVRQLLNWQKLLKNDSSEQYMEHLKTDIFRYQIFAFTPKGDVIELPEGSTPVDFAYSVHSEIGNKMVAAKVNNKIAPLEEKLNNGDVVEIITKKNGRPHEKWLDYAQAALTKRHIRQGLLRLKERPQLNKEK, encoded by the coding sequence ATGCAACTCCACGTTCAGGACCTGCTGAACAAGATGAAGCGAAGATCGTCAGAAGACGATGCGGTGGTGATAAAAGCATTTATTTTTTCTAAAGAGGCCCATCAAGGCCAGACCAGATTTTCCGGTGAGGAATATTTTATTCACGCGTACGACGTCGGGTTAATCCTCGCAGAACTTGGTCTGGATGCGAATACCATTGCCGCCGGTTTGTTGCACGACACTGTCGAAGACGGGCATGTAACGGATGACGTTATTAAAAAGGAGTTCGGTCATGATATTTGTTTCTTGGTTCAGGGCGTCACAAAATTGGGGAAGCTCAAATATCAAGGCGTCGAGCGACATGCAGAGAACCTGCGTCGGCTTTTCGTTGCGATGTCTAAGGACATTCGCGTCCTTTTCATCAAGCTCGCCGATCGTTTACACAACGTCCGGACGCTGGAATTCGTACGCCCCGATAAGCAACACCGTATCGCTGTCGAGACTATAGATATCTACGCGCGCCTTGCCGACAGACTAGGCTTGGGTAAGCTTAAAGAAGAGCTCGAAGACCGCTCGTTTCCCTACGCCTTCCCTGCTGAATATAAAAAGGTAAAAGAGCTTCTACATATAAAATCAAAAGAGAATCGCGCGCGACTCGAAAAGACTTATAGGGGCGTTAAGCGCGAGCTTGCTGTTAATAATCTCGCGGACGCGAAGGTTAATTATCGCATTAAGGGAATATATAGCACCTTCAAAAAACTGCGTGAGAAAGGCATGGATATCGAGAAGATTTATGATATCGCCGCTCTCCGCGTCATCTTGCCGACAGTCGAGCAGTGCTATCAAGCACTCGGCATTATACACAGCAACTGGCAGCCGGTGCCGGGAAGATTTAAAGATTACATAGCTACTCCGAAGCCGAACGGCTACCAGAGTCTCCACACTACGATATTTACCGGAGACGGTGGCATGGTAGAGGTTCAAATACGAACGCACCAAATGCACGAGGAGGCGGAATACGGCATCGCCGCCCACTTCGCCTACAATGAGCTCGACAAACCGCAAAAGGGCGGCGTTATCCACGATAGTCTAGCTTGGGTGCGCCAGCTCTTAAATTGGCAGAAACTGCTCAAGAACGATTCTTCGGAACAGTACATGGAGCATTTGAAGACTGATATTTTCCGTTATCAAATCTTCGCCTTCACTCCGAAGGGCGATGTAATAGAATTGCCGGAGGGTTCAACGCCTGTAGACTTTGCCTACTCTGTTCATTCGGAAATAGGCAACAAAATGGTTGCCGCGAAGGTTAATAATAAAATTGCTCCGCTCGAAGAGAAGTTGAATAACGGCGACGTGGTAGAAATTATTACAAAGAAAAACGGGAGACCACATGAGAAGTGGCTGGATTATGCCCAAGCCGCACTCACTAAACGCCACATACGACAAGGTCTCTTGCGCCTCAAAGAACGCCCGCAACTGAATAAAGAAAAATAA
- a CDS encoding ParB/RepB/Spo0J family partition protein, whose product MAEEVQNPFLGNSIFWVDVNKIRPNPFQPRREFDEARLKDMADSIRAYGILQPLTVTRKEIFNEDGLSTEYELIAGERRLRASKIAGVTQVPVIIKADAESDKIKLELAIIENLQREDISALDRAMAFDKLCREFGLKHIEIAKKIGKSREYVSNTIRLLMLPDEMKQALRDGKINEGHTRPLLMLGDRPEEQMTLFKEIIVKRLSVREAERISRKIAYDKARKKEYVNNPELLDLEERLTEKLGTRVQIEAKDFGGRVTIDYFSTNDLRNFLDLVNTSLEKHFGGVLKFDHPDHFLGADKQEDKLAESLEEAVEEDPATIETPDSDDQDLYSVNSFSI is encoded by the coding sequence ATGGCAGAAGAAGTACAAAATCCATTTCTCGGGAACTCTATATTCTGGGTGGATGTCAACAAGATCCGGCCGAATCCTTTCCAGCCACGCAGGGAGTTCGACGAAGCGCGGCTTAAGGATATGGCCGACTCTATCCGTGCTTACGGCATATTGCAGCCGCTTACGGTTACGCGTAAAGAAATTTTTAACGAAGATGGTTTGAGTACCGAATATGAGCTCATCGCGGGGGAGCGCCGTCTGCGTGCTTCCAAGATCGCCGGCGTCACACAGGTCCCGGTCATTATTAAAGCCGACGCGGAATCTGACAAAATCAAACTAGAGCTCGCTATTATTGAGAATCTCCAACGCGAGGACATCAGCGCCCTCGATAGGGCAATGGCTTTTGACAAACTCTGCCGCGAGTTCGGCCTTAAGCATATCGAGATTGCAAAGAAGATCGGTAAGAGCCGAGAATATGTATCGAACACTATTCGCCTCTTGATGCTTCCCGACGAGATGAAGCAGGCCTTGCGCGACGGCAAGATTAATGAGGGTCACACACGGCCACTCCTCATGTTGGGCGACAGGCCGGAAGAGCAGATGACGCTATTTAAGGAGATTATCGTCAAACGCCTTTCTGTGCGCGAGGCAGAACGCATCTCGCGTAAAATTGCTTATGATAAAGCGCGCAAGAAAGAATATGTGAACAATCCAGAATTGCTTGATCTGGAAGAGAGACTCACCGAGAAGCTTGGTACACGCGTGCAGATAGAAGCAAAAGATTTCGGCGGGAGAGTTACTATCGATTACTTTTCTACCAACGACCTACGCAATTTCTTAGATCTCGTAAATACATCACTAGAAAAACATTTTGGCGGAGTGCTCAAGTTCGATCACCCCGATCACTTCTTGGGTGCAGACAAACAGGAAGACAAGCTTGCAGAATCGCTCGAGGAGGCTGTGGAGGAAGACCCTGCCACGATAGAAACGCCGGATTCAGACGATCAAGATTTATATTCTGTAAACAGTTTCTCTATATAG
- the miaA gene encoding tRNA (adenosine(37)-N6)-dimethylallyltransferase MiaA produces the protein MQDKLLVVLGPTATGKSALAVSLALKFNGEVISADSRQVYCRMDIGTGKITHDEMRGVKHHLLDVAEPDENFSVATYQELARAAITDIQSLGKLPILCGGTGLYIKAITQNSSLPKVPPNFELREELETWDTADMVVELEKLDPNRAENIDKNNRRRLVRAIEIARAIGEVPELIESSAYDTLYIGLQVHGPILKKRIHDRLIARMDARMIEEVESLHTSGVSWKKLESFGLEYKYVSLFLQHTLNREQMIIKLESEIWQYAKRQMTWFKKYAPDTKWFNPEDREEIEEIVSHWVSLSPNS, from the coding sequence ATGCAAGATAAACTTCTAGTAGTCCTCGGTCCGACAGCGACCGGTAAATCCGCTCTCGCTGTTTCGCTCGCCCTCAAATTCAACGGTGAGGTTATTTCGGCCGACTCGCGGCAGGTTTACTGCAGAATGGATATTGGCACGGGCAAGATTACTCATGACGAGATGCGAGGCGTAAAACATCATTTGCTTGATGTTGCAGAACCTGACGAAAATTTTAGCGTTGCCACTTATCAAGAACTTGCGAGGGCTGCAATTACTGATATTCAATCCCTTGGGAAGTTGCCGATACTTTGCGGCGGGACGGGATTATACATTAAGGCAATAACACAGAACAGCTCCCTGCCGAAGGTGCCGCCGAATTTTGAACTGCGAGAAGAGCTCGAGACCTGGGATACTGCAGATATGGTAGTAGAGCTCGAAAAACTAGACCCCAACCGCGCCGAGAATATTGATAAAAATAACCGCCGCCGACTTGTGCGGGCGATAGAAATTGCGCGTGCAATCGGCGAGGTGCCAGAACTCATAGAATCCTCTGCATATGACACTCTATATATAGGCCTGCAAGTGCACGGCCCGATTTTAAAAAAGCGCATTCATGATCGCCTCATTGCGCGTATGGATGCGAGGATGATCGAAGAGGTTGAGAGCCTTCACACATCAGGCGTCAGCTGGAAAAAGCTTGAGTCGTTCGGCCTGGAATATAAATACGTCTCGTTATTTTTACAACACACACTAAATAGAGAGCAGATGATAATAAAGCTTGAATCAGAGATCTGGCAATACGCCAAACGTCAGATGACGTGGTTTAAAAAGTACGCGCCTGATACGAAATGGTTCAATCCGGAAGATCGTGAAGAAATCGAGGAAATAGTCTCGCATTGGGTTTCCCTATCTCCCAACTCCTAA
- the xseA gene encoding exodeoxyribonuclease VII large subunit → MELDENNPAQPLFTVSEFLDAVNYVLKHDKALVRGEVTDFKKGKWISFSLKDKDDNSLLKCVMGAWLYNQIGVQIEDGMEIKISGSPSINKAYGSFGFWVETIEPLGEGSLKKAYELLVKKLREEGLFTRKRELPEFIERIGVISSKHGVVIHDFKQNLDKRGYKIIFKDARVEGADAVGQIVEAIHELQNKKYNLDILVIIRGGGSLESMQAFNNEAVARAIFASNIPIIAGIGHDVDVPIASLVADREESTPTGAAHAVNESWNRLESLLPIYERNTLAYLDMSRIKESVTGLGKVISAQFSQMLEDAQTELKRCAQLVTLLDPARNLRLGYSIVRSGGKVLKSVKQAKLGAELNIELGDGEIISKVIKI, encoded by the coding sequence ATGGAACTCGACGAAAACAACCCCGCACAGCCATTATTTACCGTCAGTGAGTTCTTGGATGCGGTCAACTATGTATTGAAGCACGACAAGGCACTGGTCAGGGGCGAAGTGACCGACTTTAAGAAGGGGAAGTGGATATCATTCTCGCTTAAAGACAAAGATGATAATTCTCTGCTCAAATGCGTGATGGGCGCCTGGCTCTATAATCAGATCGGCGTACAGATCGAAGACGGCATGGAAATAAAGATCTCCGGTTCTCCGAGTATAAATAAAGCGTATGGTTCGTTTGGCTTCTGGGTAGAGACGATAGAACCCTTGGGCGAGGGCTCGCTAAAAAAAGCGTATGAATTGCTCGTCAAAAAATTAAGAGAAGAAGGACTATTTACCCGCAAGCGCGAACTACCGGAATTTATCGAGCGCATTGGAGTTATATCGTCGAAGCATGGTGTGGTTATTCATGACTTCAAACAGAATCTCGATAAGCGCGGATATAAGATTATTTTTAAAGATGCGCGAGTCGAGGGCGCCGATGCTGTCGGCCAAATTGTAGAGGCGATACACGAGCTTCAAAATAAAAAGTACAATCTTGATATACTGGTAATAATCAGAGGTGGTGGGAGTCTCGAGAGTATGCAGGCATTTAATAACGAAGCTGTGGCGCGGGCGATATTCGCCTCGAACATTCCTATAATCGCCGGTATCGGTCATGATGTGGATGTGCCTATTGCCTCGCTCGTGGCGGATAGAGAAGAGTCGACGCCGACCGGCGCCGCACATGCTGTGAACGAGTCATGGAACAGGCTTGAAAGTTTACTGCCAATATATGAACGCAACACGCTTGCTTATTTGGATATGAGTAGAATTAAAGAATCTGTAACAGGTCTGGGAAAAGTTATCTCCGCGCAATTTAGCCAGATGCTAGAAGATGCGCAGACAGAATTAAAGAGATGCGCGCAGCTCGTGACACTGCTTGACCCGGCCAGGAATTTGAGGCTGGGATATAGTATAGTGAGGAGCGGGGGAAAGGTGCTAAAGAGTGTTAAGCAAGCTAAACTTGGCGCGGAATTAAATATAGAACTTGGTGACGGGGAAATTATCAGTAAAGTTATAAAAATATGA
- the rpmG gene encoding 50S ribosomal protein L33, whose protein sequence is MSQDRLFKLACKTCKHENYFTSKNKKKVERKIELKKFCKWCKKQTPHKEKKI, encoded by the coding sequence ATGTCCCAAGACCGACTTTTCAAATTAGCCTGCAAGACGTGCAAGCACGAGAACTACTTTACGTCCAAGAATAAGAAGAAAGTTGAACGCAAAATTGAGCTCAAGAAGTTTTGCAAGTGGTGCAAGAAGCAGACCCCGCATAAAGAAAAGAAAATCTAG
- a CDS encoding SAM-dependent methyltransferase: MLTPTNWKDYELIDSGDGMKLERWGKYVLARPDPQTLWQKERPELWNTAVGVYTRSTSGGGSWRFTKELPERWKISYKLEGEAFLMPKASPSSLSFWVRPTDFKHTGLFPEQAVNWGWLRDTIGARSLELGVGAEKISVLNLFAYTGAATVACASAGARVTHVDASKGVVTWARENLELNQASPLTPPRKGRETLKNPPSPSERGQGGEVSVRWIVDDVFKFVEREAKRGVKYDGIIMDPPSYGRGTKGETWKIEKMLWPLVKECVTVLSDKPLFFLINSYTSGLPATVMSNLLESAMKGKGGSVHSEELGLKGSATGRILPAGVTARWQQKSS, translated from the coding sequence ATGTTAACCCCGACTAATTGGAAAGATTATGAGCTCATCGACTCCGGTGACGGAATGAAGCTGGAGCGTTGGGGCAAGTATGTTCTGGCACGGCCTGACCCACAGACTCTATGGCAGAAGGAGCGGCCGGAACTTTGGAATACTGCGGTGGGAGTTTATACGCGTAGTACCTCCGGTGGCGGCTCTTGGAGGTTTACAAAGGAACTGCCCGAGCGATGGAAGATTTCGTACAAACTAGAAGGCGAGGCCTTCTTGATGCCCAAGGCCTCGCCTTCTAGTTTGAGTTTCTGGGTGCGCCCGACAGACTTTAAACATACCGGATTATTTCCGGAACAGGCAGTGAATTGGGGCTGGCTGCGCGACACAATAGGAGCTAGGAGTTTGGAGTTAGGAGTTGGGGCAGAGAAAATTTCCGTGCTTAATCTCTTTGCCTATACGGGGGCGGCAACAGTCGCCTGTGCTTCGGCAGGTGCTAGGGTGACACACGTGGATGCTTCCAAGGGCGTCGTGACCTGGGCGCGCGAGAACTTAGAGTTAAACCAAGCCTCACCCCTAACCCCTCCCCGAAAGGGAAGGGAAACTCTCAAGAATCCCCCCTCTCCTTCGGAGAGGGGGCAAGGGGGTGAGGTGAGTGTGCGCTGGATCGTTGATGATGTCTTCAAATTCGTGGAGCGTGAGGCAAAGCGCGGTGTCAAATACGACGGCATTATTATGGACCCACCATCCTACGGTCGTGGTACCAAGGGAGAGACATGGAAGATAGAGAAAATGCTCTGGCCACTCGTCAAAGAGTGCGTCACCGTACTTTCTGATAAGCCTCTGTTCTTTTTAATTAACTCATACACATCAGGACTACCCGCAACAGTCATGAGCAACTTACTTGAGAGCGCGATGAAAGGCAAGGGTGGTAGTGTTCATTCCGAGGAGCTCGGCTTAAAAGGCTCTGCAACGGGAAGAATTTTACCGGCTGGAGTGACCGCAAGATGGCAGCAAAAGTCCTCGTAG
- a CDS encoding class I SAM-dependent methyltransferase, producing MEGSPRDIVRVPNAAEDAFTWRYEEINHWLEKFGLPEIDLSKSKVLDVGSGDGTMVSDLRSHGIDAFGVEIRSRGENKAGIVEARIERLPFIENSFDVIIAAGVFHQGLYNQNQEEMLSEIFRVLKPNGVFLKLSSGDLGKKPDELVLVSGTEKKFSAYVKKL from the coding sequence ATGGAAGGTTCGCCACGAGACATAGTGAGAGTGCCGAATGCTGCTGAGGATGCGTTCACGTGGCGTTACGAAGAAATTAATCATTGGCTTGAGAAATTCGGTTTACCAGAGATAGACTTATCAAAATCAAAAGTTCTTGATGTCGGATCGGGTGATGGCACCATGGTTTCAGATTTAAGAAGCCACGGTATAGATGCATTTGGCGTAGAAATACGTTCGCGAGGAGAAAACAAGGCCGGCATAGTAGAAGCAAGAATTGAGAGACTGCCGTTTATTGAAAATTCTTTTGACGTCATTATTGCGGCCGGCGTTTTTCATCAAGGATTATATAATCAGAATCAGGAAGAAATGCTTAGTGAAATTTTTCGCGTTCTGAAGCCAAACGGAGTTTTTCTTAAGCTTTCGTCGGGCGATCTTGGTAAAAAACCAGATGAACTTGTACTAGTTTCTGGAACTGAAAAAAAGTTTTCTGCTTACGTCAAAAAGCTTTGA